DNA from Microbacterium foliorum:
CACGACGGTCCTCGTCATCGGCACGGGAGGCTCGGGGCTCCGGGCGGCGATAGAGATCGCCGAGCACGGTGTCGACGTGCTCGCGGTCGGCAAGCGTCCGCGGCAGGATGCGCACACCTCTCTCGCCGCCGGCGGCATCAACGCCGCCCTCGGCACCATGGACGAGGCCGACAGCTGGCAGCAGCACGCCGCCGACACCATCAAGGAGAGCTACCTGCTCGCCAACCCGCACACGGTCGAGATCGTGACGCAGGGCGCCGAACGCGGCATCCGTGATCTCGAGCGCTGGGGCATGGACTTCGCCCGCGAAGACGATGGCCGCATCTCGCAGCGGTTCTTCGGCGCCCACACCTTCCGCCGCACGGCCTTCGCCGGCGACTACACAGGCCTCGAGATCCAGCGCACCCTCGTGGCCAAGGCCGAGCAGCTCGAGGTCCCCATCCTCGACCACGTCTACATCACCCGCCTGCTCGTACGCGACAACGTCGTGTTCGGCGCCTACGGCTTCGATCAGTCCGACGGCACGCGCTACCTCATCCATGCGGATGCCGTGATCCTCGCCGCGGGCGGCCACAACCGCATCTGGCGTCGCACCTCGTCGCGCCGCGACGAGAACACCGGCGACTCGTTCCGCCTCGCCGTCGACGCGGGCGCCCGCCTGCGCGACCCCGAGCTCGTGCAGTTCCACCCCTCGGGCATCATCGAGCCCGAGAACGCGGCGGGCACCCTCATCTCGGAGGCGGCCCGAGGTGAGGGCGGCATCCTGCGCAATGCCCTCGGCGAGCGGTTCATGTCGAAGTACGACCCGGAGCGCATGGAACTCTCGACCCGAGACCGCGTCGCGCTCGCCGCGTACACCGAGATCGCCGAGGGCCGCGGCACCGAGAACGGCGGCGTGTGGCTCGACGTGTCGCATCTGCCGCGCGAGACGATCATGACCCGCCTGCCCCGCGTCTACCAGACGATGATGGAGCTGCAGATGCTCGACATCACCACCGAGCCGATCGAGATCGCCCCCACCGCGCACTACTCGATGGGCGGCGTGTGGGTGCGGCCGGAGGATCACCAGACCGACGTCGACGGGCTCTACGCGATCGGTGAGGCGTCGAGCGGGCTGCACGGCGCCAACCGTCTGGGCGGCAACTCACTCATCGAGCTGCTCGTCTACGGGCGCATCGTCGGCCAGGCAGCCATGGCGCATGCGGCCGGCCTCGACGCGCAGCGCCGATCGCCCGAGGCCGTGGCCAGGGCTCGCGCCGAGATCGATGATCTTCTTGCGGCCGACGGCCGCGAGAACGTGCGGGCGCTGCAGCGCGCGATCCGCAACACGATGACCCAGCACGCCGGCGTCGTGCGCTCTGAGGAGGGGCTGCGCGCCGGGCTCGCCGACCTCGACATGATCGAGGGACGGATGGAGGACATCGGCATCCACCCCGACATCGCAGGCTTCCAGGATCTCGCGCACGCCTTCGACCTCAAGGCGTCGGCGCTCGCCGCCCGCGCCACGATCGAGGCGGCACTCGAGCGTCGCGAGACGCGAGGATGCCACAACCGCAGCGACTACCCGGACACCGACCCCACGCTGCAGGTGAACCTGGTCTGGTCTCCGACCGGCGGGGTCACGCACGAGCCGATCCCCGGGATCCCCGCAGAGATCGCCGAGCTCATGCGCGAGGTCGACACCGAAGGCAAGCTCGTCGAGTAGGCCGCGTCCGAACTCGCTCCCGTCGCAGGGTGCATCGCGACGGGAGCGGCCGGGTGGCGGAGCGAGGTAGGAGTCGCTCAGTCGCCCTCGTCGGTCTCCGGACCGTCGATGACCCCGATCCCGACCGCCTCATGGTCGGGCTCGGGGTCGCTGCGCGTCGGGGCCTTCGGCTCCTCGCCGGGGTCCTTCTCGGTGCTCGGCTCCTCGAGCTCGGCGTCGTCGGGAACCTCCGCGGGGTCGGCATCCTCGGGGGATTCCGCCTCATCGGGAGTGTCGGCGGTGTCAGCGGTGTCCGCGCTCTGGCCCGTCTCCACGAATTCGCCCTCGCCCGACGACGATGTCGGGGTGGGTGCCTGCGCTTCCGGGGCGAGGTCCGCGGTCGGGTCCTGGTCGGGTGTGCTGTTCGTCATGATCATCCCTTTCGCATCGAGTGCATGATCAGCATCACCTCTCGGTCGCGCCGCGGGAAGGGGCTTGACGACACGCGGGGGCCTCGGAGCGTGTCGTGCCGACGTACGCTGGAAGGGTGACAGCGTACGTCTCGGCCTTCGACCTCTTCTCCATCGGTGTGGGGCCGTCGAGCTCCCACACGGTGGGGCCCATGCGAGCCGCGCTCGACTTCGCGCAGCGGCTGCGCGCCGAGGGATCCCTCGACCGCGTCGCCCGGGTCGGGTGCACGCTGTTCGGCTCGCTCGGCGCGACCGGGATCGGGCACGGGACCCCGGATGCCGTCGTCGCGGGCCTCCGCGGCCTCTCGCCCGAGACCTGCGATCCCGCCGCGGTCCGCTCGGCGTGGACCGATTTTCCCGAAGGGGGGATGCTCGCGCTCGACGGCGACCACGAGGTGCCTTTCGCGAAGGGCGACATCGTGTTCGCCCCGCGCACGCGACTCCCCGGGCATCCGAACGCGATGACGATGACGGCGTGGTCGGCCGACGGCGCCGTCGTGGCGGAGGAGACGTACTACTCCGTCGGGGGCGGATTCATCCGCCGTGGCGGAGAGGAGGCGAAGCTCGCTCCCGCGCCGCTGCCGTATTCCTACCCGGATGCGGCGTCACTGCTCGCGCTCTGCGATGAGCACGGGCTGTCGATCGCCGAGATCGCGCGTCTCAATGAGACCGCTGAGCGCAGCGAGGAGGACGTGGCCGCCGGGCTCGACGCGATCTGGGACGCGATGGCCGCCTGCGTCGACGCCGGTCTGCACTCCGACGGGGTGCTTCCCGGCATCCTGAAGGTCAAGCGGCGTGCGGGAGTGATTCGCGCCCAGCTCGAAGAGGCCGAGTCCGACGGGCACCGCGAGCTGCCGGGGGAGTGGCTCGGCGCGTTCGCGCTCGCCGTCAACGAGGAGAACGCGGCGGGCGGGCGCGTCGTCACGGCACCGACGAACGGCGCCGCCGGCATCCTTCCGGCCGTGGCGATGTACTGGTGGCGGTTCCTCGCCGATTCGGGGCTCGGAGCCGGCAACGCGGTCACTCCGTACGGAGAGCTGGTGGGCAGTGCACTGCTCGGCTTCGACGGCTCGCGCGCGATCGACGCCGCCCAGGCGGACACCGAGGGTGACGATGCGGTCGCCGAGGCGAACCGCCGCCGCGGCATCCGCCGGTTCCTGCTCACCGCCACCGCCCTGGGTTCGCTGTTCAAGGCCAACGCGTCGATCTCGGGGGCCGAGGGCGGATGCCAGGCGGAGGTCGGATCGGCCTGCGCGATGGCAGCCGGTGGCCTCACCGCCGTGATGGGCGGAACGAACCGGCAGATCGAGAACGCGGCCGAGATCGCCATGGAGCACCATCTCGGACTCACCTGCGACCCGATCGGCGGGCTCGTGCAGATCCCGTGCATCGAGCGGAACGCGATCGCGGCGTCGACCGCCGTCACCGCTGCTCGCCTCGCGCTCCGGGGCGACGGCAGCCACTACGTCTCGCTGGATGCGGTGGTCGAGACCATGCGCCAGACGGGCATCGACATGTCGACGAAGTACAAGGAGACCAGCGAGGGCGGACTCGCGGTCAACGTCATCGAATGCTGAGGGGCCTGGAGGTGACCGCCACCTGAAGGAGGCGATGCCGGCGGTCGCGCGTAGCCTCGGGAGCATGGAGTCGATCTGGATGCCGGGCAGTCGTCGTCGGCGCGAGCAGCCCGTCGTCTCCGTCAGCGCGAATGACGACGCACCCGAGCCGGGAGAGGTCTGGCCCACGAGCATCCCCGCGGTCGCCCAGGTGCTCCGCGAGGGTCTCGATCTCTCGCCGGGGGTGACATTCCTCGTCGGCGAGAACGGCAGCGGCAAATCCACCATCGTCGAGGGCGTCGCGATCGCCTACGGATTGTCCCCCGAGGGCGGGTCGCGCAACGCCGCACACAGCACCCGCCCGACCGAGTCGCCCCTGTCGGAATGGCTGCGGATCC
Protein-coding regions in this window:
- a CDS encoding L-aspartate oxidase, which translates into the protein MSARERQISTTVLVIGTGGSGLRAAIEIAEHGVDVLAVGKRPRQDAHTSLAAGGINAALGTMDEADSWQQHAADTIKESYLLANPHTVEIVTQGAERGIRDLERWGMDFAREDDGRISQRFFGAHTFRRTAFAGDYTGLEIQRTLVAKAEQLEVPILDHVYITRLLVRDNVVFGAYGFDQSDGTRYLIHADAVILAAGGHNRIWRRTSSRRDENTGDSFRLAVDAGARLRDPELVQFHPSGIIEPENAAGTLISEAARGEGGILRNALGERFMSKYDPERMELSTRDRVALAAYTEIAEGRGTENGGVWLDVSHLPRETIMTRLPRVYQTMMELQMLDITTEPIEIAPTAHYSMGGVWVRPEDHQTDVDGLYAIGEASSGLHGANRLGGNSLIELLVYGRIVGQAAMAHAAGLDAQRRSPEAVARARAEIDDLLAADGRENVRALQRAIRNTMTQHAGVVRSEEGLRAGLADLDMIEGRMEDIGIHPDIAGFQDLAHAFDLKASALAARATIEAALERRETRGCHNRSDYPDTDPTLQVNLVWSPTGGVTHEPIPGIPAEIAELMREVDTEGKLVE
- a CDS encoding L-serine ammonia-lyase, iron-sulfur-dependent, subunit alpha, whose translation is MTAYVSAFDLFSIGVGPSSSHTVGPMRAALDFAQRLRAEGSLDRVARVGCTLFGSLGATGIGHGTPDAVVAGLRGLSPETCDPAAVRSAWTDFPEGGMLALDGDHEVPFAKGDIVFAPRTRLPGHPNAMTMTAWSADGAVVAEETYYSVGGGFIRRGGEEAKLAPAPLPYSYPDAASLLALCDEHGLSIAEIARLNETAERSEEDVAAGLDAIWDAMAACVDAGLHSDGVLPGILKVKRRAGVIRAQLEEAESDGHRELPGEWLGAFALAVNEENAAGGRVVTAPTNGAAGILPAVAMYWWRFLADSGLGAGNAVTPYGELVGSALLGFDGSRAIDAAQADTEGDDAVAEANRRRGIRRFLLTATALGSLFKANASISGAEGGCQAEVGSACAMAAGGLTAVMGGTNRQIENAAEIAMEHHLGLTCDPIGGLVQIPCIERNAIAASTAVTAARLALRGDGSHYVSLDAVVETMRQTGIDMSTKYKETSEGGLAVNVIEC